The window ATATATTTATCGTCAAAGACGGCAAGGAAGTGAACGCAAAAAGCATATTGAATATTTTGGCAATAGGGGCTAAAAAAGGTGATGAGATTACTTTAAAAGTCACTGGTGAGGATGAAAAAGAGGCTTTAGATACTTTGGTAAAACTTCTTGAAGGGTTGAATAAGTAGAAAAAGATGGAGGTATAAGTGTATATGATCACAGGAATACCTGTATCAGAAGG is drawn from Caldicellulosiruptor naganoensis and contains these coding sequences:
- a CDS encoding HPr family phosphocarrier protein; this translates as MVEAKVILQNPTGLHARPASIFVTQAAKFKSDIFIVKDGKEVNAKSILNILAIGAKKGDEITLKVTGEDEKEALDTLVKLLEGLNK